Proteins co-encoded in one Flavobacterium fluviale genomic window:
- a CDS encoding outer membrane beta-barrel protein, which yields MKKLLLAVVILVTTIASAQKNSILLGGNVGFSSEKIGDSKLENFEFSPKAGYQFAEKWTAGVEGSIMNVKSTGTDKTEKYKIGGFVRYSTPLSQMFSFYTDLGVGYQNTSLNNAKGMYASLTPALFINMKNGFGLNFSIGGINYDNLDGKNDPRQQRLGFDFGKTLNIGVSKNFAL from the coding sequence ATGAAAAAATTATTACTAGCCGTTGTAATACTTGTTACAACTATTGCAAGTGCGCAGAAAAACTCGATTTTATTGGGTGGAAATGTTGGATTCTCTTCGGAGAAAATTGGGGATTCTAAACTTGAAAATTTTGAATTCTCTCCAAAAGCTGGATATCAATTTGCTGAAAAATGGACAGCTGGGGTCGAAGGTTCAATCATGAATGTAAAAAGTACAGGAACTGACAAGACAGAAAAATATAAAATTGGAGGTTTTGTGCGTTACTCGACACCACTTTCTCAAATGTTTTCTTTCTACACAGATTTAGGCGTAGGATACCAAAACACTTCCTTAAACAATGCAAAAGGAATGTATGCAAGTTTAACACCTGCTTTATTTATCAATATGAAAAACGGATTTGGTTTGAATTTTTCTATTGGAGGAATTAACTACGATAATCTTGACGGAAAAAATGATCCAAGACAACAACGTTTAGGTTTTGATTTTGGAAAAACATTAAACATTGGAGTTTCTAAAAACTTCGCATTATAG
- a CDS encoding hemolysin family protein, translating into MEILIIFFLILLNGVFSMSEIALISARKNRLETAAKKGNKSAKTALDLANSPNKFLSTVQIGITLIGILTGIYSGDKVTADVEIFVAGFAFLKPYAHSVAVGIVVVILTFFSLVLGELLPKRIGLNYPEAIAKMVAMPMKVISIITAPFIWLLTSSTDFLLNVFQIKPTADGKVTEEEIKAIIKEGTEVGEVQEIEQDIVERVFHIGDRKVNSLMTHRKSVDMLPLKADKEKIKELVVQDLHTVYPVYNDNYDDIVGVVTLKNIFASIENDNFDLSAIVSDAPYLMEQTTAYKALENFKKTGVHYALVSDEYGVFQGLITLNDILEALVGDASEFYKDEFQLIEREDGSWLVDGHYSLHDFLTYFELDELTNDYEVNTVSGMIMTELSHIPKEGEKLVWQKFVLEVVDMDGVKIDKVLVKALKE; encoded by the coding sequence TTGGAAATACTAATTATATTTTTTCTAATTCTCTTAAACGGAGTTTTCTCCATGTCCGAAATCGCTTTGATTTCTGCCCGTAAAAACAGGCTTGAAACAGCCGCGAAAAAAGGCAATAAAAGTGCTAAAACAGCACTCGATTTAGCCAATTCGCCAAACAAATTTTTATCTACAGTCCAAATTGGAATTACCTTAATCGGAATTTTGACAGGTATTTATTCTGGAGATAAAGTAACTGCAGATGTTGAAATTTTCGTTGCCGGTTTTGCATTTCTAAAACCTTATGCACACTCAGTAGCTGTTGGAATTGTAGTTGTAATTTTAACTTTCTTCTCATTGGTTTTAGGAGAATTACTTCCAAAACGAATCGGATTAAATTATCCAGAAGCAATTGCAAAAATGGTAGCAATGCCAATGAAAGTAATCTCTATAATTACAGCACCTTTTATCTGGCTTTTAACATCTTCAACAGATTTTCTATTGAATGTTTTTCAGATAAAACCAACCGCTGACGGAAAAGTTACAGAAGAAGAAATTAAAGCCATAATTAAAGAAGGAACCGAAGTTGGAGAAGTTCAAGAAATTGAACAAGATATTGTGGAACGTGTTTTTCATATTGGTGATAGAAAAGTAAACTCTTTAATGACGCATCGCAAGTCAGTCGATATGCTGCCATTAAAAGCAGATAAAGAAAAGATTAAAGAATTGGTGGTTCAGGATCTGCATACGGTTTACCCAGTTTATAATGATAATTACGATGATATAGTTGGAGTAGTAACTCTTAAAAATATCTTCGCTAGTATCGAAAATGATAATTTTGATTTATCAGCTATCGTTTCTGATGCGCCTTATTTAATGGAGCAGACAACAGCTTACAAAGCGTTGGAAAATTTCAAGAAAACTGGCGTTCATTATGCTTTAGTTTCAGACGAATATGGAGTTTTTCAAGGTTTGATCACGTTGAATGATATTCTGGAGGCTTTAGTTGGAGATGCATCTGAATTTTATAAAGATGAGTTTCAGCTTATAGAAAGAGAAGATGGTTCTTGGCTGGTTGACGGGCATTATTCGTTACACGATTTCTTAACTTATTTTGAGTTAGACGAGTTGACAAACGATTACGAAGTAAACACTGTAAGCGGCATGATTATGACGGAGCTTTCTCATATTCCAAAAGAAGGAGAAAAATTAGTCTGGCAGAAATTCGTATTAGAAGTTGTCGACATGGACGGCGTAAAAATTGATAAAGTGCTTGTAAAAGCGCTTAAAGAGTAG
- a CDS encoding S46 family peptidase, translating to MKKVVLFLTMCLMAFPVRADEGMWFLMFIERLNHRDMEKMGLQLTAEEIYSINNHSLKDAIVQFNGGCTAEIVSNSGLVLTNHHCGYSAIAELSTAEQNHLKNGFWAKNRSEELKPKSLYVRFFVRMDDVSKRILSKVNDTMTETERNKIIQQEIALIEKENSENGKYTVSVRPFFQGNEYYYFVYQDYTDVRLVGTPPESVGKFGGDTDNWEWPRQTGDFSMFRVYADKNGNPAAYSKDNVPLQPKHHLPVSLKGVKENDFAMILGYPGRTNRWMPAGGIEQNIKYAYPAWVEGAKTGMDVMKKYMDKDATVRLDYASKYASTANYWKNRQGMIDALTKAGTVDTKAEQEDKFYEWASKPANKEKYENVIPTINDYYRETNLKARHDNYLTQLLRTSSYATGPANLGNALIAYYKENDAKKAEMLPKINALVESIYGEFYAPLEKDVLTAQLNLYASKAAEYGLASEVAKMKTANNGDFTADVAKATEISYFTNKEKVLAFLADPKPLAIVHDPLYIISNDLLTKYRSKTDDQAKADDGFATAYRKLVEGLRESKLNAIKYPDANSTLRLTYGKVRALPADSRNNDAKINNYTTMESMVKKYKAGDQEFDLPSRLLELNKKKDYGQYADKAGYMPVNFLTDNDITGGNSGSPVLNGKGELIGIAFDGNIEAMAGDVIFDPKLQRTINVDIRYVLWIIDKYAGAKNIIDELTIVK from the coding sequence ATGAAAAAAGTAGTTTTATTCTTGACCATGTGCCTTATGGCTTTTCCAGTAAGAGCCGATGAGGGAATGTGGTTCTTGATGTTTATCGAAAGATTGAACCATAGAGATATGGAGAAAATGGGCTTGCAATTGACAGCCGAAGAAATTTACAGCATTAACAATCATAGTTTAAAAGATGCGATTGTACAATTCAATGGAGGGTGTACAGCTGAAATCGTTTCAAACAGCGGATTGGTATTGACTAATCACCACTGTGGATATAGCGCGATTGCAGAACTTTCAACAGCAGAACAAAATCATTTGAAAAATGGTTTCTGGGCAAAAAATCGTTCAGAAGAACTAAAGCCTAAATCTTTATACGTTCGTTTCTTTGTTCGTATGGATGATGTCTCAAAAAGAATCTTGTCTAAAGTAAATGATACTATGACAGAAACGGAAAGAAACAAAATCATTCAGCAAGAAATCGCTTTAATTGAAAAAGAAAACAGCGAAAATGGAAAATACACTGTTTCTGTTCGTCCTTTCTTTCAAGGAAATGAATATTACTATTTTGTTTACCAAGATTACACAGATGTACGTTTAGTGGGAACTCCTCCTGAAAGTGTTGGTAAATTTGGTGGAGATACAGACAACTGGGAATGGCCTCGTCAAACTGGAGATTTCTCTATGTTTAGAGTTTATGCAGATAAAAACGGAAATCCTGCGGCATATTCTAAAGACAATGTGCCTTTGCAGCCAAAACACCATTTACCTGTAAGTTTAAAAGGAGTAAAAGAAAATGATTTTGCAATGATCTTAGGTTATCCAGGAAGAACAAACCGTTGGATGCCAGCTGGAGGAATTGAGCAAAACATTAAATATGCTTATCCTGCTTGGGTTGAAGGTGCAAAAACCGGAATGGACGTAATGAAAAAGTATATGGATAAAGATGCAACTGTTCGTTTAGACTATGCTTCTAAATATGCTTCGACTGCAAACTACTGGAAAAACCGTCAAGGTATGATTGATGCGTTGACAAAAGCTGGAACTGTTGATACAAAGGCAGAACAAGAAGATAAATTCTACGAGTGGGCAAGTAAACCTGCAAACAAAGAAAAGTATGAGAATGTAATTCCGACTATCAACGATTATTACAGAGAAACCAACTTAAAAGCGCGTCACGATAATTATTTGACACAGCTTTTACGTACTTCTAGTTATGCAACTGGACCTGCTAATTTAGGAAATGCATTAATTGCTTACTACAAAGAAAATGATGCTAAGAAAGCAGAAATGCTTCCTAAAATTAATGCATTGGTTGAAAGTATCTATGGTGAATTTTACGCTCCGTTAGAAAAAGATGTTTTAACTGCACAGTTAAATTTATACGCTTCTAAAGCTGCCGAGTACGGACTTGCTTCTGAAGTTGCAAAAATGAAAACTGCTAATAATGGTGATTTTACTGCAGATGTAGCAAAAGCAACAGAAATTAGTTATTTTACTAATAAAGAAAAAGTATTGGCGTTTTTAGCAGATCCAAAACCATTGGCAATTGTACACGATCCGTTGTATATTATTTCTAATGATTTATTGACGAAATACCGTTCTAAAACAGATGATCAGGCAAAAGCTGATGATGGTTTTGCAACTGCTTACCGTAAATTGGTTGAAGGTTTAAGAGAGTCAAAACTAAATGCGATTAAATATCCAGATGCAAACTCTACTTTGAGATTGACTTACGGAAAAGTTCGCGCTTTACCTGCTGATTCTCGTAATAACGATGCTAAAATTAATAACTATACAACAATGGAAAGTATGGTTAAAAAATACAAAGCAGGAGATCAAGAATTTGATTTACCATCTCGTTTATTAGAGTTAAACAAGAAAAAAGATTACGGACAATATGCTGACAAAGCAGGTTACATGCCAGTAAACTTCTTAACTGATAACGATATTACTGGAGGAAATTCTGGTTCGCCGGTTCTTAACGGAAAAGGAGAATTAATCGGAATTGCTTTTGACGGAAATATCGAAGCTATGGCTGGAGACGTTATCTTTGATCCTAAATTACAAAGAACTATCAACGTTGATATTCGTTATGTACTTTGGATTATTGACAAATACGCTGGAGCTAAAAACATTATTGATGAATTGACGATTGTGAAATAA
- the obgE gene encoding GTPase ObgE, which yields MTEGNFVDYVKIYVSSGKGGKGSTHLHREKFIEKGGPDGGDGGRGGHVYLVGNKGLWTLFHLKFARHIKAGHGGDGGGDRSTGADGEDKIIEVPLGTVVKDKETGETLFEITEHGEKQILAKGGKGGLGNWHFRSSTNQTPRYAQPGLLGIEMDVILELKVLADVGLVGFPNAGKSTLLSVLTSAKPKIADYPFTTLKPNLGIVAYRDFQSFVIADIPGIIEGAAEGKGLGHYFLRHIERNSTLLFLVPVDTPDIRAEYDILVNELTKYNPEMLDKERLLVISKCDMLDDELKAELKAELDVTFKDVPYMFISSVAQQGLTDLKDKLWKMLNE from the coding sequence ATGACAGAAGGGAATTTTGTAGATTACGTTAAGATATATGTTTCTTCCGGAAAAGGAGGAAAAGGATCTACGCATTTACATAGAGAGAAATTTATTGAAAAAGGTGGTCCAGACGGAGGAGATGGAGGCCGCGGAGGGCATGTATATTTAGTTGGGAATAAAGGACTTTGGACATTATTTCATTTAAAATTTGCACGTCACATTAAGGCTGGACACGGTGGAGATGGTGGTGGAGACCGCAGTACAGGTGCAGATGGAGAAGATAAAATTATTGAAGTGCCGCTAGGAACTGTTGTAAAAGACAAAGAAACTGGTGAAACGCTTTTTGAAATTACAGAACACGGAGAAAAACAAATTCTTGCAAAAGGAGGAAAGGGAGGTTTAGGAAACTGGCATTTTAGAAGTTCGACAAATCAAACGCCTCGTTACGCACAGCCAGGTTTGCTTGGTATAGAAATGGATGTAATTTTGGAACTTAAAGTTCTGGCAGATGTTGGTTTAGTTGGTTTTCCAAATGCAGGAAAATCTACTTTATTATCTGTTTTAACTTCGGCAAAACCCAAAATTGCAGATTATCCTTTTACAACATTAAAACCTAATTTAGGAATTGTTGCGTACAGAGATTTTCAATCTTTTGTAATAGCTGATATTCCTGGAATTATTGAAGGTGCAGCAGAAGGAAAAGGTTTAGGACATTATTTCTTAAGACACATTGAGCGTAATTCGACTTTACTGTTTTTAGTTCCGGTTGATACGCCAGATATTAGAGCTGAATACGATATTTTGGTTAATGAATTGACGAAGTACAATCCTGAAATGCTGGATAAAGAACGTCTTTTAGTAATTTCAAAATGCGATATGCTGGATGATGAATTAAAAGCAGAGTTAAAAGCAGAATTAGATGTAACATTCAAAGATGTTCCTTACATGTTTATTTCGTCAGTTGCTCAGCAAGGTTTGACTGATCTGAAAGATAAACTTTGGAAAATGCTTAACGAATAA
- a CDS encoding alpha-2-macroglobulin family protein: MKNIIFLLFLISSVIFGQENNKKWTQVISLENEGKVKSASEIVAKIYKKAINQKDEVEMIRCFFYQSKYLQVFDKNAQTKILNNLKTDINRVSIPSKAILNLVYARCLNDYYQENSYTIQKRTNTAYLDNDFLTWTEINFINEVNEASKKSLENEIVLKSTSLTKYKAIFDFSEENKQQDETVFDYVLNENINIYTQKIKTWEIIKNDFIPYKKDLLGKSNDFIKLNFDFVKNQNLRLALRLYQKKESDNPTLENSFDRLRFCKIYLINLDEHYTNALINLQKSTSNALLIQKIQLEKAISLHQQASKEKHPDYNIQAIAILDSIFKNDNSSNAFKLAIRLKENILYKSLSVQILRNSYVNENTRAYIQYKNVDRLRISFYKINQKQLAEFNNSYTKRDSITTSILKKNSLFTSQTYSLIDKKDYFDHTTEVVLPKLETGSYLVEFENNSDQDKKLAIYGSITTSNITVLATQNKLKQTFQVLDRKTGKPIENVNIKSQNYTIKTDKNGLAYYMVSNDINDSYNIEFSTINDTLTTSKSFQYYNNKTNTKDKIKGKVQFYLDRAIYRPGQIVYYKGIAIKKQNDISNVISNTSFKITVQDPNYKDICEFAVKTNDFGSFSGKFLLPKSALTGNFIIKAQESDAIEKDTLYKKEQGHPFWDYVNFESSQAGFKVEEYKRPKFEVTFEPKKESFKINKSVKIKGNAKAFAGSNISDSKVVYTVTRYTRNFREYYTPEESEIIASGETTTDALGKFSIDFIASPSKNSDKKQLPVFNYQIKVSVTDINGETHDKETNVKIGYHNLVLNATLPAEIQTKNKNEIKILSTNLNDEFLATKGDIKIYFETPLSNKFKKRIWGVPDVETIPKEEFDKLFPYEKTATAKVENTTDNLVYSKKIDTKKDKNLILDFISNYKSGNYKIVFSAKDDFDNFIESTTNFKIIQSKDKFDPSKLFKTEQINADPKKDGFVFLKLTSVIPELYIITTGNYESKIFFEETFHLQNHETFIKIPLKNEFKNSIKISFQSVFENENFNSELNINLKTLTQKLEWDIESFRSKIQPGSNENWSFKLNAINTKKESEVLAAMYDSSLDQFGKENWEALGFNDFSHNLVNYKTILGFDILYNNIPLLNSNSILTRLRSEKTFLNTFGFNILNRIYENPHAVLTVDEPVGSGPSSALIEESAPVYNYSSNVVQTVKGISTIRSPLNKIMIRGNSQSDNANILYIADGKIISENDFKNINPNEVLSVETLQSNKATALYGSKAANGVILITTKKALEALTQVKARKNLSETAFFFPNLKTDSKGKVSFNFTSPEALTAWKLRLFAHNKDAVSGYLEKSVITQKELMVLPNFPRFFREKDTIVISAKISNVTAEAKTGIASLQFFDAVTMQPIDAKMLNAKNIKNFTIPAYGNTTTNWTITIPEGLQGIQYKIVAKAGNFSDGEENILPVLTNNMLVTESIPIWVRENSTKEYTFENLKNNNSTTLKNHQLTLEYTSNSTWIAVQSLPYLMEYEHECAEQTFARYYANALASEIISSNPKIAAVFENWRKNGKPNSKLEENEELKSLILAETPWLNDAQSEDEKKKNLSLLFDLEKIRTSQEAAFEKLKQKQKPSGGFSWFDGGSESEYITRHILAGLGHLEKLSKTNTAKISEITKTGIPFLDDKFLDYHKMRTKNLKAVDKLIWINPYSDLHYLYTRSFYLEKYPLSDTLKKVTKLYLETAKKDWLNYSIYEKGLAALTLNRFGEKESAKKIIESLKETSSNNEDWGMYWIANKTGWYWYQAPIETQALLIEAFAEVIQDIKSADAMKVWLLKNKQTKNWPTTKSTTEAIYALLMQGTDWLSVKDNTVIKLGDEKIMTKKLSENEKEAETGYIKLNWKADEVKKEMASIKIQNKSKVPAFGGVYWQYFEDLDKIKNNTGSVLSVSKELYLKRNTVKGNELEKITTKNHLKTGDLVTVRLIITAKEDTEYIHLKDMRASCFEPVNVLSEYQYKDRLGFYMSTKDAATHFFFDQINKGTYVLEYDIRVNNSGEFSNGITTIQSMYAPEFASHTKGIRVKVN, encoded by the coding sequence ATGAAAAATATAATCTTTCTACTTTTTTTGATCTCTTCAGTAATTTTTGGACAAGAGAATAATAAAAAATGGACTCAAGTCATTTCATTGGAAAATGAAGGAAAAGTAAAATCTGCAAGTGAGATCGTTGCAAAGATTTATAAAAAAGCAATAAATCAAAAAGATGAAGTTGAGATGATACGATGCTTTTTCTATCAATCTAAATATCTACAGGTATTTGATAAAAATGCGCAGACCAAAATTTTAAACAATCTCAAAACAGATATTAACCGGGTTTCTATCCCGTCGAAGGCGATTTTGAATTTGGTTTATGCGAGATGTTTGAATGATTATTATCAAGAAAATAGCTATACAATTCAAAAAAGAACGAATACAGCTTATCTAGACAATGATTTTTTGACTTGGACTGAAATAAATTTTATTAATGAAGTAAATGAAGCGTCAAAAAAATCGTTGGAAAATGAAATTGTTTTAAAAAGCACATCGTTAACAAAATATAAAGCCATTTTTGATTTTTCAGAAGAAAACAAACAGCAAGATGAAACTGTATTTGATTATGTTTTAAACGAAAATATAAACATCTATACTCAAAAAATTAAAACTTGGGAAATTATAAAAAATGATTTCATCCCTTACAAAAAAGACCTTTTAGGAAAATCAAATGATTTCATTAAATTGAATTTTGATTTTGTCAAAAATCAAAACCTTAGGTTAGCACTTAGGCTATATCAAAAAAAAGAATCAGACAATCCAACTTTAGAAAACAGCTTTGACCGCTTAAGATTTTGTAAAATTTATTTAATTAATTTAGATGAGCACTATACTAATGCATTAATAAATCTTCAAAAAAGCACAAGTAATGCACTGTTAATTCAGAAAATTCAATTAGAAAAAGCCATTAGTTTACATCAGCAAGCCTCAAAAGAAAAACATCCAGATTATAACATTCAAGCTATTGCAATATTGGATAGTATATTTAAAAATGACAATAGCTCTAATGCTTTTAAATTAGCGATTCGATTAAAAGAAAATATACTTTATAAATCTTTAAGCGTACAGATTCTACGAAACAGCTACGTAAACGAAAACACAAGAGCCTATATTCAATATAAAAATGTTGATCGCTTAAGAATTTCATTTTATAAAATCAATCAAAAACAGCTTGCTGAATTTAATAATTCTTATACCAAAAGAGACAGTATAACAACTTCAATTCTTAAAAAAAATTCGTTATTTACAAGTCAAACCTATTCACTTATAGACAAAAAAGATTATTTCGATCATACTACAGAAGTAGTTCTGCCTAAATTGGAAACAGGTTCTTATTTGGTTGAATTTGAAAACAATTCAGATCAAGATAAAAAATTAGCAATTTATGGAAGCATAACAACCTCCAACATAACCGTTTTAGCCACTCAAAACAAATTAAAGCAAACCTTTCAAGTTTTGGATCGAAAAACAGGAAAACCAATTGAAAACGTAAATATAAAATCTCAAAACTATACCATTAAAACAGACAAAAATGGTTTGGCTTATTATATGGTAAGTAATGACATTAACGATAGCTATAACATCGAATTTTCGACAATAAATGACACGCTTACTACCAGCAAAAGCTTTCAATATTATAATAATAAAACAAATACGAAGGATAAAATAAAAGGGAAAGTACAATTTTATTTAGATCGTGCTATTTACCGTCCTGGACAAATCGTTTATTACAAAGGAATTGCAATTAAGAAACAGAACGATATATCTAATGTTATTTCAAATACTTCTTTTAAAATTACTGTTCAAGATCCAAATTATAAAGATATTTGCGAATTTGCAGTCAAAACAAATGATTTCGGATCATTTTCTGGTAAATTTCTTCTTCCTAAATCCGCACTAACAGGTAATTTTATTATTAAAGCACAAGAGTCTGATGCAATAGAAAAAGACACACTTTACAAAAAAGAGCAAGGTCACCCATTTTGGGATTACGTTAACTTTGAAAGTTCTCAAGCTGGATTTAAAGTTGAAGAATATAAACGTCCTAAATTTGAAGTTACATTTGAGCCTAAAAAAGAAAGTTTTAAAATTAACAAATCTGTTAAGATAAAAGGAAACGCTAAAGCATTTGCAGGAAGCAATATCTCTGATTCAAAAGTAGTTTATACAGTTACTAGATACACACGCAATTTTAGAGAATATTATACTCCAGAAGAAAGCGAAATTATAGCGTCTGGAGAAACTACAACTGATGCTTTGGGTAAATTCAGTATTGATTTTATCGCTTCGCCTTCTAAAAACAGTGATAAAAAACAATTACCTGTTTTTAACTATCAAATAAAGGTGTCTGTTACAGATATTAACGGAGAAACTCATGATAAAGAAACAAATGTAAAAATTGGTTATCACAATTTGGTTTTAAACGCCACACTTCCTGCTGAAATCCAAACAAAAAACAAAAATGAGATTAAGATATTAAGCACAAATTTAAATGATGAATTTTTAGCAACAAAAGGCGACATCAAAATATATTTTGAAACGCCTCTTTCTAATAAGTTTAAAAAAAGAATTTGGGGAGTACCCGATGTAGAAACTATTCCAAAAGAAGAGTTTGACAAACTATTTCCTTACGAAAAAACCGCAACAGCAAAAGTCGAAAATACAACAGATAATTTAGTTTATTCTAAAAAAATTGACACCAAAAAAGACAAAAACTTAATCTTAGATTTTATCTCAAATTATAAATCGGGCAACTACAAAATTGTTTTTTCGGCAAAAGATGATTTTGACAATTTTATTGAATCGACAACCAATTTTAAAATAATACAAAGTAAAGATAAATTTGATCCAAGTAAATTATTTAAGACGGAGCAAATTAATGCTGATCCTAAAAAAGATGGTTTTGTTTTTCTAAAGTTAACTTCTGTCATTCCAGAACTTTATATTATAACAACAGGAAATTATGAGAGTAAAATATTTTTTGAAGAAACTTTTCATCTTCAAAATCATGAAACATTTATAAAAATACCACTAAAAAATGAATTCAAAAACTCGATTAAGATTAGTTTCCAATCTGTTTTTGAAAATGAAAATTTCAACTCAGAGTTAAACATCAATTTAAAAACGCTAACGCAAAAATTAGAATGGGATATAGAAAGTTTCAGAAGTAAAATTCAGCCTGGAAGCAATGAAAATTGGTCATTCAAACTAAATGCAATTAATACAAAAAAAGAATCCGAAGTTTTAGCTGCAATGTATGATAGTTCATTAGATCAATTTGGCAAAGAAAACTGGGAAGCGTTAGGTTTTAACGATTTCTCTCACAACCTAGTTAATTACAAAACCATCTTAGGTTTTGACATATTATACAACAATATTCCCCTTTTAAATTCGAATTCGATTCTTACAAGACTGCGTAGCGAAAAAACTTTTCTAAATACTTTTGGATTCAACATTCTCAACAGAATTTATGAAAATCCTCACGCTGTTCTTACTGTAGATGAACCTGTCGGAAGCGGTCCTTCATCTGCTTTAATTGAAGAGAGCGCTCCGGTTTATAATTATTCGTCAAATGTTGTTCAAACTGTAAAAGGAATTAGTACAATTAGAAGTCCTTTGAATAAAATAATGATTCGCGGTAATAGTCAATCTGATAATGCAAATATCTTATATATTGCTGATGGAAAAATTATATCTGAAAACGATTTTAAAAATATTAATCCAAATGAGGTCCTTTCTGTTGAAACTTTACAATCAAATAAAGCAACAGCACTCTACGGAAGCAAAGCTGCAAACGGCGTAATACTCATTACAACTAAAAAAGCTCTTGAAGCCCTAACACAAGTAAAAGCGAGAAAAAATCTTTCTGAAACGGCTTTCTTTTTTCCGAATTTAAAAACCGATTCTAAGGGAAAAGTAAGCTTCAATTTCACATCTCCAGAAGCTTTAACGGCTTGGAAACTTCGTTTATTTGCGCACAATAAAGATGCAGTTTCTGGTTATTTGGAAAAAAGTGTCATTACTCAAAAAGAATTAATGGTTTTACCGAATTTCCCGCGCTTCTTTAGAGAAAAAGACACTATTGTAATAAGTGCAAAAATTTCAAATGTTACTGCTGAAGCAAAAACTGGAATCGCAAGTTTACAGTTTTTTGATGCGGTAACAATGCAGCCAATCGATGCCAAAATGCTGAATGCGAAAAACATCAAAAACTTTACAATTCCAGCTTACGGAAATACAACAACAAACTGGACCATAACAATTCCTGAAGGTTTACAAGGTATTCAATATAAAATCGTCGCAAAAGCAGGTAATTTTTCTGATGGAGAAGAAAACATTCTTCCTGTTCTGACCAATAATATGCTCGTGACAGAAAGTATTCCGATTTGGGTTCGTGAAAATTCAACTAAAGAATACACTTTCGAAAACTTAAAAAACAATAATTCAACGACTTTAAAGAATCATCAGCTTACGCTCGAATATACTTCAAATTCAACTTGGATTGCCGTTCAATCTTTACCCTATTTAATGGAGTACGAACATGAATGTGCAGAACAAACTTTTGCAAGATATTATGCCAATGCTCTAGCCTCGGAAATCATTTCCAGTAATCCAAAGATTGCTGCGGTATTTGAAAATTGGAGAAAAAATGGAAAACCAAATTCAAAACTGGAAGAAAACGAGGAATTAAAATCACTAATTCTGGCTGAAACGCCTTGGCTGAATGACGCTCAATCTGAAGATGAAAAGAAAAAAAACTTATCTCTCCTATTTGATTTGGAGAAAATAAGAACGTCGCAGGAAGCGGCTTTCGAAAAATTAAAACAAAAGCAAAAACCATCAGGAGGATTTTCTTGGTTTGACGGCGGTTCTGAAAGTGAATATATTACCAGACATATTTTGGCGGGTTTAGGACATTTAGAAAAATTAAGCAAAACGAATACAGCCAAAATCAGTGAAATTACTAAAACTGGAATTCCGTTTTTGGATGACAAATTCTTGGATTATCATAAAATGAGAACCAAGAACTTAAAAGCAGTCGATAAACTAATCTGGATCAATCCGTATTCTGATTTACATTATCTGTATACTAGAAGTTTTTATTTGGAGAAATATCCTCTTTCTGACACATTAAAAAAAGTGACAAAATTATATCTTGAAACTGCCAAAAAAGACTGGCTGAATTATTCGATCTATGAAAAAGGTTTAGCCGCTTTAACTTTAAACCGATTTGGAGAAAAAGAAAGTGCAAAAAAAATTATAGAAAGCCTAAAAGAAACTTCTTCAAATAATGAAGATTGGGGAATGTACTGGATTGCCAATAAAACAGGTTGGTACTGGTATCAGGCACCTATAGAAACTCAGGCTTTATTAATTGAGGCTTTCGCCGAAGTTATTCAAGATATAAAATCTGCTGATGCGATGAAAGTTTGGTTATTAAAAAACAAACAAACTAAAAACTGGCCCACCACAAAATCTACAACTGAAGCAATTTATGCTTTATTAATGCAGGGAACCGACTGGCTTTCTGTAAAAGACAATACTGTGATAAAATTGGGAGATGAAAAAATCATGACCAAAAAATTATCCGAAAATGAAAAAGAAGCAGAAACAGGTTACATCAAATTAAACTGGAAAGCCGATGAAGTAAAAAAAGAAATGGCTTCGATCAAAATTCAGAACAAATCTAAAGTCCCTGCTTTTGGAGGTGTGTATTGGCAGTATTTTGAAGATTTAGACAAAATTAAAAACAACACAGGATCGGTCTTATCGGTTTCAAAGGAATTATATCTCAAGAGAAACACCGTGAAAGGGAATGAATTAGAAAAAATCACAACTAAAAATCATTTAAAAACTGGAGATTTAGTTACAGTTCGATTAATTATTACAGCTAAAGAAGATACAGAATATATTCATTTGAAAGATATGAGAGCTTCTTGTTTTGAACCTGTAAATGTACTTTCTGAATATCAATACAAAGATCGACTCGGATTTTATATGAGCACAAAAGATGCGGCAACACATTTCTTCTTTGATCAAATAAACAAAGGAACTTATGTTTTAGAATATGACATTCGAGTAAATAACAGCGGAGAATTCTCAAACGGAATTACAACAATTCAAAGTATGTACGCTCCAGAATTTGCAAGTCACACAAAAGGAATTCGAGTAAAAGTGAATTAG